A single window of Gadus morhua chromosome 22, gadMor3.0, whole genome shotgun sequence DNA harbors:
- the LOC115535457 gene encoding major histocompatibility complex class I-related gene protein-like isoform X2, with protein sequence MKALTGLLLLVFGHGVSSVLHSMQYFLTGSSGLTTFPEFVAVGMVDEVQFNYYDSNIQRVVPIQDWMEQVIRDDPDYLERNTGKAQGAQQTFKANIGIAKQRFNQTGGAHMFQFMCGCEWDDEDDSTDGYHQFGYDGEDFIALDLKTLTWVAPVRQAVPTKLRWDQDRALNQHRKNYLTKECVDWLKRYLAYGKSTLQRTERPRVSLLQRSPSSPVVCHATGFYPDRVVVFWRRDGQELHEQVDPGEVLPNHDGTFQVSVDLNLKAVPQEDWGRYECVVQLKGIEDISTPLDPALIRTNWAAPPRRSTVDVVSLQRQLLEEVRMLRRTQEQLLQVEREKLLVEREKLRLAQAKSD encoded by the exons tgcttCACTCTATGCAGTATTTCCTCACGGGGTCGTCTGGACTCACAACCTTCCCagagtttgttgctgttgggatGGTGGATGAAGTTCAGTTTAACTACTATGACAGCAACATCCAGAGAGTAGTCCCCATACAGGACTGGATGGAGCAGGTCATCAGAGATGACCCTGACTACCTGGAGAGGAACACTGGAAAGGCTCAGGGTGCCCAGCAGACCTTCAAAGCCAACATTGGGATTGCCAAGCAGCGCTTTAACCAGACAGGAG gtgcccaCATGTTTCAGTTCATGTGTGGttgtgagtgggatgatgaggatgattctACTGATGGTTATCACCAGTTTGGTTATGATGGAGAGGACTTCATAGCGTTGGACCtgaagaccctgacctgggTCGCTCCAGTACGTCAGGCTGTCCCCACCAAACTGAGATGGGATCAGGATAGAGCTCTGAATCAACACAGGAAGAACTACCTCACCAAGgagtgtgttgattggctgaagaggtaCCTGGCCTATgggaagagcactctgcagagaacag agcgtccgcgggtgtctctgctccagaggagcccctcctccccagtggtgtgccatgctacaggcttctaccctgacagggtggtggtgttctggaggagagacggccaggagctccatgagcaggtggaccccggggaggtcctccccaaccacgacgggaccttccaggtcagcgtggacctcaACCTCAaggccgtcccacaggaggactgggggaggtacgagtgtgtggtccagctgaaaggcatcgaggacatctccacccccctggaccccgccctcatcaggaccaactggg CTGCCCCACCCAGACGCAGCACAGTGGACGTGGTCTCCCTTCAGCGTCAGCTTTTGGAGGAAGTTAGAATGCTGAGGCGTACTCAGGAGCAACTCCTGCAGGTGGAGAGGGAAAAGCTGCTCGTCGAGAGGGAGAAGCTTCGCCTTGCCCAAGCCAagtctgattaa